From Nocardioides daedukensis, the proteins below share one genomic window:
- a CDS encoding GlsB/YeaQ/YmgE family stress response membrane protein, which produces MFNILGLIVVGLVIGVIARLIKPGRQNLSLLWTFLLGLAGALIGGIIASWLGTGDVFELNILGFIVAVIAAIVLIGAAEGFAGSKKR; this is translated from the coding sequence ATGTTCAACATCCTGGGCCTCATCGTCGTCGGACTCGTGATCGGCGTGATCGCACGCCTGATCAAGCCCGGCCGGCAGAACCTGTCACTTCTCTGGACGTTCCTGCTCGGTCTGGCCGGCGCTCTCATCGGCGGCATCATCGCCAGCTGGCTCGGCACGGGCGACGTGTTCGAGTTGAACATCCTCGGCTTCATCGTCGCGGTGATCGCGGCGATCGTGTTGATCGGCGCAGCCGAGGGCTTCGCCGGCTCCAAGAAGCGCTGA
- a CDS encoding DNA polymerase domain-containing protein has protein sequence MAKAAAAEVDAGGRAVRVSSPDRIIFEATRDTAEVTKLMVAEYFVSVGDGLMRGLRERPTALERWPSGVREGMRLATGPQDKNAEAFYQKRVPKGAPDYLETATITFPSGRTADEICPTEIAVPVWCAQMGTLTFHPWPVRRADVDHPDELRIDLDPQPGTSFSDAVRVAGVARELLEEKGIRGFVKTSGNRGVHIFVRIEPRWDFVDVRHAAIGFGRELEKRDEGVTTAWWKEERGERIFVDYNQNSRDRTIASAYSLRPLPGAPVSTPVTWEELADLKDPRVFNLFSAPDRMADGDPWAAIDDVQHSLEPLLQLWEADPTELNYPPDYPKMPGEPPRVQPSKKVAEHWDASGNRIE, from the coding sequence ATGGCGAAGGCAGCGGCCGCGGAGGTCGACGCAGGGGGTCGCGCAGTGCGCGTCTCGAGTCCGGACCGGATCATTTTCGAGGCCACTCGCGACACGGCCGAGGTGACCAAGCTGATGGTGGCGGAATACTTCGTCTCCGTGGGTGACGGACTCATGCGTGGGCTGCGGGAACGTCCCACGGCGCTCGAGCGGTGGCCCAGCGGCGTACGCGAGGGAATGCGACTGGCCACCGGCCCGCAGGACAAGAACGCCGAGGCGTTCTACCAGAAGCGGGTGCCGAAGGGCGCGCCCGACTATCTCGAGACCGCCACGATCACCTTCCCGTCCGGCCGCACCGCGGATGAGATCTGCCCGACCGAGATCGCGGTGCCGGTGTGGTGCGCGCAGATGGGCACGCTGACCTTCCACCCCTGGCCGGTCCGTCGCGCAGACGTCGACCACCCCGACGAGCTGCGGATCGATCTCGACCCCCAACCGGGTACGTCGTTCAGCGACGCAGTCCGGGTGGCCGGCGTGGCCCGTGAGCTGCTCGAGGAGAAGGGGATCCGGGGGTTCGTGAAGACCTCGGGGAACCGGGGCGTGCACATCTTCGTGCGGATCGAGCCGCGCTGGGACTTCGTCGACGTGCGGCACGCCGCGATCGGCTTCGGGCGTGAGCTGGAGAAGCGTGACGAGGGGGTCACCACGGCGTGGTGGAAGGAGGAGCGGGGCGAGCGGATCTTCGTGGACTACAACCAGAACTCACGGGACCGGACCATCGCCTCGGCCTATTCGCTGCGGCCGCTGCCGGGTGCGCCGGTCTCCACACCGGTGACCTGGGAGGAGCTCGCCGACCTGAAGGACCCGCGGGTCTTCAACCTGTTCAGCGCTCCGGACCGGATGGCCGACGGCGACCCGTGGGCGGCGATCGACGACGTACAGCACTCCCTCGAACCGTTGCTGCAGCTGTGGGAGGCCGACCCGACCGAGCTCAACTATCCGCCCGACTATCCGAAGATGCCCGGCGAGCCACCGCGGGTGCAGCCGAGCAAGAAGGTCGCCGAGCACTGGGATGCCTCCGGCAACCGGATCGAGTGA